The DNA sequence GACATGGATAGGTCTGGTTGCTGCTGACGATGATTATGGCCAAGAGGGCATTAAGATCATTAAGCAAGAAATTGCAAAATCTGGAGCTTGTGTGGCATTCACAGAGTATATGCAGACCACCTACAGAGACATCCCTAAGATTGCCAAAATAATCAAGACTTCAACAGTTAAAGTTGTGGTGGTTTTCTCTACGGATGTCTATCTTATTCATTTACTTGATGAACTTTTGATACTTAACACAACTGGGAAAGTCTTTGTAGCTAGCGAAGCTTGGTCTATTACAAACGTACTCTCAATAGATAAGTATTCTTCTATCTTGTTGGGAACAATTGGTTTTGCATTCCGCAGCTCAAACATCCCAGGCTTCCAAAGCTATCTTAACAATATTGACCCATACAATACTCCAGGTGCCTCTTGGGCCAACATTTTCTGGGAAGAAGTTTTTGGATGCACGTTACCTGACCAAAAGATGGTTAATGGGTCAAGGAATGCATTAAATGTATGTACTGGGGATGAGGACCTTAATAACATCCATAATCTTTATAATGATGTGTCAAGCCTGAGAGCATCTTACAATATTTACACTGCTGTCTATGTTATAGCTAAAGCTCTTGATGACCTTATGTTTTGCAACGATGAGGAAGGATCCTTTTCAAAGGGAAAGTGCGCAGATATTGGGAAATTTAAAGCATGGCAGGTAAAAGGCTGtccaaaaatgtttaatttttttaatgtgagTCTGACAATGCATAGGtctagcgccacccccgaaggagccgctggttaaattttgggttctctgttctgcgcctcaactccaagaacaacaTCAGCCCCCCTGGTACACCTGgttgaataaaattactgcaagCACAATTTACAACACAAGTGAGAAATACATTTTGCCTGGCTGTGGGATAtggcaataaatacacacacacacctgtttagtGGTAAATATGATTCAACTATTGATTGACTATTATAGCTTAAGTAACAGTTAAACCAAATTGAACACACTCAGCAGGTTAGCAATAGACAATGCatataaactttaaccacttacagactggaagatttggctgcttaatgaccaggccattttttgtgatacggcgctgcgtcgctttaactgacaattgcgcggtcatgcgacgctgcacccaaacaaaattgatgtccttttttcccagaaatagagctttcttttgatggtatttgatcacctctttttattttttgtgctataaacaaaaaaagagtgacaattttgaaaaaaacccaatatttttcactttttgctaaaataaatatccccaaaaatgtttttaaaaaacaaatttcttcctcagtttaggccagtatatattcttctacatatttttggtaaaaaaattgcaataagcgtatattgattggtttgcacaaatattatagcgtctacaaactatgggaaagatttatgggatttttatggcatttttattattattattttttttactagtaatggcggtgatctgcgatttttagcagtactgcaactttgcggtggacatatcggacacttttgacacatttttaggaccattgacatttatacatcgatcagtgctataaaaatgcactgtttactgtgtaagtgtgctataaaaatgcactgtttactgtgtaaatgtcactggcagggaaggggttaacactagggggcgatcaaggggttaaatgtgtgttccctgggtgtgttctaactgtggggggagataggagtgactagaggaagagacatattgtttttcctacttagtaggaacaaacgacatgtctcttctctcctgacagaacagagatttgtgtgtttacacacacaaatccctgttcctgctctcgtgcacatgATTGTGTGTGGCTGGCAGTGATCgcgcctgccggccacgcgcatcagatTCCCTGCCGTGCAGCCCTTAAAGGTACAGACATACCCGTATGGCAATTTGAGGGAAcaaaccactttgctgacgtatattgGTGTAAGCCGGTCTGCACGTGGTTAAATGCAACTAGGGTACTTATAAATCCACACTAGGTTTTGAGTGCACTCAAATGAATAGACAGAGATATAGTACCCCTTTAAACTGGCCAGCAGATCTTAGCTTCAAGCTAGTTACAACTAGGGGCAGTACTTAGTCCTAATTTTTGTTGGAGCTCGTTGGCGCACGTTGCGGCTGtcagtaaggcctgcaggcagtattagaGCTAAGGGGTCACTGGTTAAGTAGCTCCTAGTGACTTTATTCTCTAGCAGTGGTAGCAAATATTGGCCTCAAGGCCTGCTCACCAGTCCCGGTAACACTGATTTAGTTGCCCTGCCGATCAGGCATCAACTCGCTTAGGTTGCCTAGGGTTGActctggcaggcagcatggcaaagaCAGCTTCCCGGGAGTAGCTCCGTCTCTCCACGATCCGGTCCCAGAACTGCTTCCCCACACTGTAGTAGCTTCCAATGGCGCCTCGTCCTCTCTCTCCACACTGGTCCCGATAACTCGCCGCAGACTTCGGAGATTCCCCAAATGGCTGTGGATTTCTGCCAACTCAGGCTCTGTCTTTCTCTGGCTGACAATCTTGGGCACAGTTGTTCTCTCCTCATTGTCTCTGCGCTGTCATGTCAGAGCCTTTTCTTTTCCTGGGCTCTTCCTGGGCTCCTAGACTCTCTCAAAAATCACATCACCTCAGCCTCTCTAGCTCTTCCTGAAACTCCCTTTTCCCCAGTGTCTTCTCtgtctgagttttctggaaggacaagtcagaaTCTCCCTATCTCCATCTTGTGACCTAAAAGAGAAATTGCATGACAATTGTCTTTCATTGGTCCATGACAATATGCCTGCTACATAAGCAATCCATGCAAATTTAGGGGctaaatattaaattattaaattcAATTATTCAATTTAGGAGTTAAAGTGGGAAGACTTTAACCCTTATCTCTTGACATTAATTTAACCCTTAATTAAATCCCTAGTACGAATTATCAAATGCAATACATACAGTAGAAGCCCTAAAGCTTTACAGCTGACACATGATCTATGAACACTGAGATCTTGGACGCAGTGACCCAGCAACCCAGCAAATCGCTGACTGGTGGTGAATAAACCTCTTTTGGCCTTGTTAAGTCTGCAAACCCAAACCCCTATGAGCCAAAGTTTACAATAGCGGTCATGCAATCTGGCTCCACTCCTTGGAGAGCCTATGGCAGGTTCTATAGACTGGGGACACGTTTAATATACACCATTGATTTCACTCTTCGAAACTGATTCAGTTTTTCATTCTCTGTGGGATTTTTATTTCTACAATAAATAAACCTGCTTTAAGAGAATTACATAGGCTGCCAGTTCTGACCTCAATGTTATGCCAACCCTCTGAACATTTACTGCCTACACATTTGTAGTTCTTATATCCCTATCTGTATTCTTGTAGCAAATTAGTGACTTAGAAAGCCCTAAAGTCAGATCAGCAAAATGGCCAGCCAATTAGCGattttagaaggaggtcagcaatggtggCCTCTATATTTTTATCATGAGAGAATTTCTTTCACAAGCTTTCAGTAGAAATAAAAATTGACTATTTCCCCAAAGGAGGCCAAGGGATCCTTTTGGTCAACAAGTTAAAATATTAAAACCTGAACCCCCTCCATTTGCTCTTTCATAATACAGAACTGTATGTGTTTGTATTGTGAAAGTATCTGGAAGTTTGTTTATCCTTGGTAGCAATCGATCCCAAATTAACTCCTATTGGTCTTCCTTTGTTTTGACTAATGTAAGCTCCTAAAAGCTAATTTATTATTATGGGTTATACTACATACACATTTTTCTATGCATGATCTAATGATTAAAATTTGAGCCACATTTATTGCTGGGTTGTTGCTATCTTTACAGCTTTTGCACTACTTCAAGAAAGTACGGGTTGAACTAAGTGACAAGAGAGAAGTTTTCTTTGATGAAAATGGGGATCCACCAGCTGTGTATGATGTTGTGAATTGGCAAAAGAACCAAGAGGGTGCCATGGTCCAGATAAAAGTTGGAAACTATGACAGTGTTGCCTCATTTGGAAAAACTTTTTCCATAAATACAAGTTCAATGCAGTGGCCAAATGGCAGACAGGAGGTAAATCCATACATCTAGTGTTAAATCTGTTTGTAACTATAATAGTACAAAAGTGATCAAAGCTGCAGTTTATGTAAGTCTAACCATAGTTTAAAAACTAAGCTTTTACTTTTCCTAGGTTTTTGTAATTCCAGGATCAGGGTCTGGAGCTTGGAGGCTTTGAAGAGCTTTGAGTGGGAAGAAGTCTCTGATCCTGAGTCCAGGTCCTGGCGGAGTTCAGCAGGCTGAGTGTGCAGCTGTGCACACCTGTTATAAGCAAGGGCATAGCAGCATTTTTGGGTTCCATCTGTAGACACGTTCCCTATTGTAGGTATGCTGGTTTTAGTTAGTAGCTGGCCCAGGCTGGGGGGGAGAATTAATGTGAGTGCTGTCACTGTGGTTCCCAAACTTTTTAAATCCAGCCTACCCACCGGTGGTATAAATTTGGGGGAAGGCTTGGTTCAGGGATCTTTCGTTCAGCCGCACTAACAGGACATGCCGTGACTTCTGTAGAGGAGAACTGCTGTGCCTTGCAGTCCGTCAGAGGCACTGGGGATCTGGAGATTAGCCAACACTGGAAAGAACACCAGCCATGGACTACTGCACACAGTGGGGTATGAAGCTCAGCGACTAAAAATGTCTACTCGGCAAGACAAGCAGGAAGAGTAATGCAGTTGTTATGGGTAACCATAGAACAAGGTATATTGCAGCCAGTCATGAAGCATGGTAACCAGCATAGGTGATAGGTCCTCCAGTAGCGAGGGGGTTGATGTTCTGACTCCCTCCTTAGTGATTTTTTTCCAGTAGCAAACAGAACCAAACCTTCCATAGGGAAATCCATGACATGGTCACGTTGTAGGAGAGTGAAGGATTTAATAATTGCACACATGAGGTTCATGCTATGTGCACCACAAGGTAGCGGTGGGTAACTGAGGTATGCTGGACTGATGGATGGCGTGGGCTCACCAGCGTCCCTCCTAATTGCAACATATATTAAGCTaaggtgtgtagtgacatgggacagtgctttcagaggaactctgtatttTTATTACTGCACACGGTGatatggctcatctctaagtcggggaactgccttaatgtttgactttcacatgacCACAGCCCCCCTGATTGGTCCCAGGCATTCACGAAGAAAGGAACCCCCACGTGCAGGGTGAGTAGCCCCACCCACACAACAGCACAGTCATTAGGACCCTGAGCTCAATtcagtactcacaatgtcacaGGATCCCTGGATTCCCCCTGCCAGTATCCACCGGACAGTCTTCAGTGAGGGAGAGGTTAATTCCCACAATACCACAGGACAGTCAGACCATTTCCAAATTCCAATGGACACTCTTCAGTGAGCTGTCCAGATAAGATCCTTAGCTGAGGCTTCCTCTGATTAGATTTAGAGTAGGATTTCTAGAAGTAGGGCCCCTAGCTATGTCACAGGTCCTCAATTAACCCCTCAGGGTGGGAACTTCTCCTGCAAGATTAGAACCAGGACTCTCTCACCCCTGCTCCAAGTCTCAGACTATTTGTGTGCTCTTCAGCCACCTaatgggcacacctccccagggattggctgaagcacaATAAACTATTCATGTTGCTCATTTGCCTTGCTCAACCTCCAATGTCCCAGAAGTCTCTGGAAAGCAAGGGAGAGCAAACCTGCAACCTGTGAGACTCAGAACAGCACAAAGCAATCAACATTtgttccactgattacagaggagccaaaaagaatAAAATGTATCTAACATCCCAGTAACCTAATGAGGGGGATGCTACCAGAGTTTATTTCCATATGTTATAGTGATGTTTGGAACCCCTCCATGGGTAACCGTTTGCTTCGTTgggctttcttttctttcttaaccacttgctgagcgGCCATCAGTAATTTTACTGGCCATGGCTTAAGCAGGCACATCGACATACCTGTACATCACCCCGAAAAAGTGCACAGACTAAAAGGATTGCAGTGCATAGTATTGTCCTGCTGTGAGCAGCCCagataccatgtgatcgctgtgcgATCACATGATACCTAGTAAACAACAGTTATGAATGGAGTCCTTTCTTGACATCATTGTTTACTGCTGTGTGTGATCTATGATTGGTAATACATAATAtaaaggccaatcacagcaccctgtaccatgtgatagctgtgatcaatcacagcattACAATTATtagtaaacaatgagtcatgaatAAAAGcaattcatgacagttcaaagaATTGccgttacagtgatcatcactgtaacaaacAGTCacagtgttaaaaaaacaaaaacaaatcactgGTCACcccctcagagtagtacagtgtctctgtcgtgacactgaactactctgctGAGAGTATTTAAAAAACGTGTTTTCTATTTTCAAagctttcagtattttttttttataaaattgaaaaaaacccattggtgaataaataccaccatagaaagctctatttgtgtgaaagcaaaccatatacatttaatttgggtacagtgttgcatggccgagcaattaccagttaaattagcacagtgctgcatagcaaaaaatgccctagtcaagtgataaataaaagtgggccaacaagccccaAATAGCATAGTATGGACTGAACTCACTGGTGAGCTCTACACTCGAGCTATCAAACCCCCAAACATCACAGTATGCTGATGGCTATGGTTAGCCTCGTGCAACAAGTTTCCATCATGTTctaacatgttctctatctagtTGTGCTATTAACAAACTTCATATACCTTTGTACCACAATAAACTGTAATCCATTGTTGACTTCTTCCCAGGTCCCCACCTCTGTTTGTAGCGTTAGTTGCTTGCCAGGGTCCAGGAAGGCACACCTTAGAGGGGAGCCTATATGCTGCTTTGAATGTATCCCCTGTCCACAAGGCGAGATCTCTAATGACACAGGTAAGAAAGATGATTTATGACAATAGCAGTGAAGTTGCAGCGAAGGCACATAGAAATGTGCCTTACTTTCTTTGGTTTTAAAACGCAACCCCTGTCAAAATATAGTTTTGTTTTGGATAAATTGAAAGAGGGTTCAAATCTGTCTAATGATGTGTGGTTCTCTATGCCTAGTGATGTAGTCTCACTACTTGTCCTCAGGGACCATTGTCACAATGTAGAAAGTGAATGGGAATTAAAAAGCTTTATGGCTGGAACAATCGGTGATGGTGTGTTCCAGTAGGGACAGTTGTGTTGTTTCATTAAGAACTGTCAGTAGTGAGATTGTTTCTCCATTCTTTCCCATTCTTCCTGTTTTGTATCTTAAGAAAGAAAGTATAGGGATATCTCCTCAATTGGAAATCTCCTCAGTACCCAGACAGTGACTAAGTCTTGACAACTGTTCACACCCTTCccactttataaaaaataaaagttttggctgaTAGGTTGTTGGTTTTCATGCATAGCTAAGTCTAGGTTATCTCCTTATGTGGACTGTTCCTATTTAGCTCCCTCTCCTTAAAGAGCCATTGGAGCACCTCCTAAATCCTGAAGCTCTTTTCTCTCTCTGCCTGGTCCTCCCACACTGCAGGCTCCCCTACAGAGTCCACACATTAAAATGATTGTCCTTTTTTTAACCTCAGGCTTCCTTTGCACCTGAGGGATATGTCTGAACAACCCCTGTAATAACATGTGTTTCCCTCTAAAGGGCAACATTAGCCAATCTTAAATTGCTCATTCTAGAGTTTGTTAGCTAGTGGTGCAACTGTGTTTCAGTTTGACATCCTATTCCCTGATATCATTTGTATTACACCTACACTAACCCCTATTGTTTTTCTTGACATGGCACTTTCTCCTTTTTTTGATTTTGGTGTTTGGCCTTGATCATCCATGCAACAATCTCACCACCTGGGGAAATATATCCTTTAGTTTGAGCTCACCATTTCCTGTCTAGCTGCTGATTGTCACCCCTCTCCCCTAAACAGTGATACATTCTAGAAGCAACATGACACTATGCTGCCTTTGGCCCTAGAGCTGCTTTGCCAGGGGACCTTCATCAGCGTCATGCCTGCTTGCTTAAGTGTCTGTCATTATCCTCCATTCTCCCCTGGCCTCCTGCCACCCATGTGGTCCACCTCCCCTGGCCTTCTGCACAATGCTGCCATACAATTGCAGTGGTCACTTCTAGGCACTTGGCTTGACAAAATTGATCTCCCACAAAACGGCACATCTCTCAAAAGGAATGTCACTGTCATTTTTGTGTGAGGCCAGCCAAGGTCCTAGTAGCAGCCACTGTAAACATTTAAGAACATTGTGCAGTTTATCGTGAAGGACCTGGGGAGAATTAAAGCGagcagcagctgggggggggggggggggggggggggcagggaagagtTTGATACATGCATCTCAGTACATGCACTGTTGACATGAGACACCATTGTGAATTTTGATTAAATATGTCTACAGCACTTGTGGGTCAGCTGCTATAAGGTGACCATGTCTTTGTCATAGGCCAGGAGGTGAGAGGGAGGACAGTGCTATTGGTCCTTCTCACTTCCTGGATTTTTTTTACTTGACAATAACTATAGGATGTCTACCTGAAATCACAGGTGCATGTAATATGTTTAAGCTCTGACTTGTTCTGACAGCACACTTATAATTACTCTCCATCTTCAGATGCCATAGATTGTTCCAAGTGTCCATGggatatgtggccgaatacagaAAAAGATCAATGTATTCCAAAACCCATTGAGTATCTTTCATACAGTGAGCCATTGGGAATGACCTTAATGTCTACAAGCCTTTCCTCTTCCATGAtcccatttttcatttttaaactttttcttcGTTACAAGACCACGCCAATTGTCAGAGCCAATAATTACTCTGTGAGTTGTATTTTGTTATTGTCCCTGTCTCTCTGTTTTCTCTGTTCTTTCACATTTATTGGTTATCCTGAGCCTAAGAAGTGCCTTGTACGCCAGGCTGCCTTCGGTATGGCCTTTGCTCTCTGTGTCTCCTGTATCCTGGCCAAAACTATAATGGTAGTGTGTGCCTTTTTGGCCACTAAACCAGGAAGCAACCTAAAGAGATGGACCAGTCCTTATGTGTCTTATATGGTCATCGTCATCTGTTCTCTTCTACAGTTTTTTCTATGCAGTAGTTGGGTGGTGGCTGCTCCACcgttccctcaaaataacacagaAACACAACCTGAAA is a window from the Aquarana catesbeiana isolate 2022-GZ linkage group LG03, ASM4218655v1, whole genome shotgun sequence genome containing:
- the LOC141134127 gene encoding extracellular calcium-sensing receptor-like; the protein is MGESRLMPHLYQTLWHLVVLYNVPTSYSDGNPTDLPNSGILVPGDVLIGAVIPLHIDYLNQEVTFQEKPHADACLMFLFEQYQLLQAMRFAVDEINQSVKLLPNITLGFYAYDSCTVLQRELESTLWMMTGQDWVIPNYCCRDHPPLAAIIGHSTSTYSILMAHILGLYRYPQISYFSTSSLLSNRAKFPSFFRTVPSDAFQSQGLAQMVTHFGWTWIGLVAADDDYGQEGIKIIKQEIAKSGACVAFTEYMQTTYRDIPKIAKIIKTSTVKVVVVFSTDVYLIHLLDELLILNTTGKVFVASEAWSITNVLSIDKYSSILLGTIGFAFRSSNIPGFQSYLNNIDPYNTPGASWANIFWEEVFGCTLPDQKMVNGSRNALNVCTGDEDLNNIHNLYNDVSSLRASYNIYTAVYVIAKALDDLMFCNDEEGSFSKGKCADIGKFKAWQLLHYFKKVRVELSDKREVFFDENGDPPAVYDVVNWQKNQEGAMVQIKVGNYDSVASFGKTFSINTSSMQWPNGRQEVPTSVCSVSCLPGSRKAHLRGEPICCFECIPCPQGEISNDTDAIDCSKCPWDMWPNTEKDQCIPKPIEYLSYSEPLGMTLMSTSLSSSMIPFFIFKLFLRYKTTPIVRANNYSVSCILLLSLSLCFLCSFTFIGYPEPKKCLVRQAAFGMAFALCVSCILAKTIMVVCAFLATKPGSNLKRWTSPYVSYMVIVICSLLQFFLCSSWVVAAPPFPQNNTETQPEIIVVECSENSPTAFWSMLGYLGLLASISFVVAFLARRLPDNFNEAKCITFSMLAFLSVWISYIPASLSSKGKYTVAMEIFAIQSSSWALVVCMFFPKCFIILFRPEMNFKEHLMGKDRGRK